A portion of the Tindallia magadiensis genome contains these proteins:
- a CDS encoding DUF4321 domain-containing protein has translation MNKHKNIGWLFITIVTGVLIGSLIGSLLGKALPILTFGPGPLGINNVSADFGIVVFNFSFMVYLNLAGLIGLVLAIILFKKI, from the coding sequence ATGAACAAACATAAAAATATTGGCTGGTTATTTATAACGATTGTTACTGGTGTGTTGATTGGCAGTCTTATAGGTTCACTATTAGGTAAAGCGTTACCAATATTAACCTTCGGACCTGGTCCGCTAGGAATAAATAATGTATCAGCAGATTTTGGAATAGTGGTATTTAATTTTTCTTTCATGGTATACTTAAATCTTGCTGGATTGATTGGTCTTGTGTTAGCCATTATTTTATTCAAAAAAATATAA